The genomic window TTTAAATATGTGATCTCTCTTGAACTGCACAACTGTGATTGTCAATAAGAGAAGGCAAGCACTCTCAAACTCTCTTTCACGGTTGAAGAGATGGATGCTTGTAAATTGGTCCCTGGTCATACAACTGGTAGAAGGTAAACTCGGGTCTGGCTTGAAGAGACTTGAAGAGACTTTCGATAGTCACAAATGGGGGCTGCTCCTGGCATGATGGGGATGGAGATCAGGGATGCTACACAACTTCCCACAACGCACAAGAAGGccttctctgcaaagaatggTCGGGCCCCAAATACTAGTGTGCCAAGTTTTAGAAAGCAAGCCTTAGGGGCATAGGTGGACAAGCCTGGTCCAGGGAACCTGGAGTGGGCATCTGGCCCACTGATGGTCTCTTTAAGTGTCCGGTGGTTTCACCTGAGCTGTAGGTAGCAATCTTTCCCTGGGACTGTTCAGTTTACTTGTGGAGAAAACTGCCAGGTGTCTGCTGGTGGAGCAATGCTGGGAGTCAGTCTGGGAATCTGAGGGCAGGAGAAAGGGTGGGCTTTGgattcctctctccccccaagTTCCATCCCCCACCAAAAGTCTGGACCATGGATTCTGGTACTTGCAGTTCTGCTCTAACCCTCCTTAAACGTGGTGAACGCTGTGCTCCCAAAACTCACGTCCACTTTCTCTATGGCTGTGggtttttgagatttcttcttttgctACAATTGTAATGGGATCTGGGGAAGGAGAGTGGCCCCTGCTACTCTCTAACAGCCATGGGAAGTGGTGAGTGTCACAGAGAGGTTAGGAAAAGTCAAGCGTGGGGGGTCACCTGGTCTTGCTCAGATCCTAACCCCCCCACTCTCGAGTCGTGCTACCTTTTGGAACTGACGTGTCTTCTGTGGAACTCAGGTTCTGCATTTGGAAAGTGGGGATCATGGCAGGTGCCCCTAATGTTGATGTAAAGATTCAATAgatggacttaccccactcagctaacatggaagtgaagaaggtcaaccaccacaggggagcctagagtgcctacaactgaaagcaggagaattacatctagcatccatgtggaatctaaggcccctcttgatatagatgtggagtggacacaaccattctaaggtccacaggatggaggaatagagtatggattagagtggacctattgatattctattcatgaactacggtgactagtaattgaagaaaatgtggcattggtgtggagaaagtggccagtggtagctgctgggggaagggaatgggaggaagagatgtgatgtgggggcattttcgggggttggagttgtcctgggtggtgctgcagggacagttaccagacattgtatgtcctcccatggcccactgggtggactgtgggagagtgtgggctatggtgtggaccattgaacatgaggtgcagcatcgctcaaagatgtattctccaaatgcaatgaatgtctcatgatgatggaggaagttgttatgtggggaggagtggggtgagggggatgggggttatatggggacctcatattttttaatgtaacattaaaaaaataagtaaagacaaaagaaagagaataccACTTGGAAAACAGAAACATTACCCCATATCAGGAGGGCTGACCTCACAGGAGAGTAGAGTTCATGGGCTCCAGAAGGCACCTGCCTGAACCTGCTTGTCTTCCACAGCCTACCAACTTCCCAGCACAACCAGTGGTCCAAGATCATTGCCTCTCTGTCCCCTTGACCTTACCTTAGCCCAGCCCTGGCCTCGAACTACCCTTCTCTGTTCCACCCCTCTTCTGGTGGTCAGAGAGAATTTCTGAGACATTCACAGGTTGTGATCTCTCACCTGTGTGGCTCAACCAGACAGCTGCCCTCACAGGTTCCCAGTGGGGATTTGATGCCAGGGGCTTAGTACTCAGAGAGTTCTTATGGAATGTGCCACTCTCCTCTTTATCGTCCTCCTTGTTTGCTGCCTGCTGAGCTGGTTATAGTGCATCCTTCTCTACCCATGGGCACAGACTGTCCCATTGACCCCTGGGTGCTCACTCCAGTTCCAGGATCACCTTTCTTCTGACACTGACACAGTCCACCACCCTCAACACCGGCTCCCTTGGGAAGCccaccccttcctctctcctggccACAAACAGGCTCCAGGGACCCTCCTAAATGCACAAATCctattaaataatgaaaaagacCTCCCTCGGCTCCTTCATTCCTTCTGGAAATTGCTCTGTCCCACCCTTTGAAAAACAACCCCTTGGCATGGGTCTCCAGGTACATCCAAGATCATGGGACCTCCTGGGGGAGGGGACGTGGACCACCTCCCCCAGAGCCCAGGACAGGGCATGCTCAGGCCGGCTCCCAGGGCCCAGCCTTGGTGCCTCTCATAGTTCCCTGGGGCACTATAACAAAGAACCTCGAACTTGGAGGGCTTACAAACACAGAAATTTATCATCTCATGGATCTGGAGCCAGAGATCAAAGTCTGCAGGGGAGAACCCTTCCTGGCCCCTTCTCAGCTTCTGCTGATTGTTGGCAATCCAGGGGCTTCAGTGGCTACCTCTGTCATCACGTggccttctcttctgtgtctgtctgtctgcaaTTCTCCTCTTATTCTGAGGACATCTGTTATGGGATCTGCCCTACCCAAATACGACCACATTTTAAAGTTGctccatctgcaaagaccctaaaCCTAATAAGCTCAGGTGCACAGGGCAGGGCATAGAACCTGAGGGGATACAGTTCACCCCCATAAATATGCCCTTTCTCCTCAAGGGCATTTCCAGCACGTGCACTTTTTATTATGTCTCTCCACACACAGGTCCCCTGATGGCCCCTggcaatacacacacacaggagcACATGCCAACACACACTTGTGCACCATGCCACACGCTTAAGCAGAGCGAGACACACAAGCCCTCAGACTCTGAAATAAACACAAGGACACCGAGAGAATGGTTGGCTGGACACAGATGCACCTCCTCGTCCACACACACCACTGAGTGCATATCAGGGGACCAGAATTAAGACAAGTCAGGGGCACCTGAGCAGCCCCGTATGCAAGGGCACCAAAGTGGGGTGAATAGGGTACCCCCAAATTCATGTCCACACGGAACCTCAGAAGATGACCTTTGGAATTAGGGTCTATGCAGGTGTGACGATAAGGATGGAGATGAGGTCACATGGCAGAGACGACCCTAAGTCCAACCCATCTCCTTACAAGAAGAGCATACAGAGGAGAAGGCAGGTGAAGTCCAGGCAGGTTGGGGTGATGCACCACAAGCCAGGAAATGATGGGGGTcccagaagctggaggaggcCAGGGAAAGGACCTCCTGAATGGCCCTGCGTacacttgattttggacttggaTCTTGCAGAACTGGGAGAGAATCCGTTTACAAGGCTTTGAGCCTCCTGGTTTGTGGTCCTTTGTTCCACAGCTCTTGGAGATTCAGACAGACTCACACCTACACAGGAGCGCACGTGGGGGCAGCACAGGCGCACTCGCTGCCCCCAACCTGGTGCAGAGACCGGGCACCACTCGGTAGCGATTGTGCCGCCGGGACTGTGAGTCCACGACTCCCgcggggcagggggctgcctgAGCAGTAGACCAGGAGCCCCTGGGCACGGTGGCCTGGGCTGCAGGGCTCCTCTCCACTCCCCCCTCCAGCCTGGGCTTCCCTGTGCTCCCACTGGCGTCTCCACCCGCCCGCCCTCGCGCCCCAGGCTGTGCGCCTCTTGGTACCACCTCCCCTGGAACCAGAAGCCCCCCAGCCCTGCTTGCGGACGCTGGCCCGCCCTTCAGCTGGACCGGCGGTGGCCTCTGGCGCATGCGCCCTGGCCGGCAGTGTGCGGGGAGGGAGGCTTTATATCCTCGGGTGAATTCCCCAGGAGTGGGATCCCAGAGGCCCCTCCGCGGAGCCTGCTTGGGTTGCAGAATGCGCGGCGCGCGAGGCCGGCAGCTCCATCAGGGCACTGGGACCCTGGGAGGGCCCCTTCTTGACCATTCACCAAGGCAAGTGGTCCCGTGGATTTGAAAACCATGTCCTCTTGCCGAGAATGCTGAAATTCAATAGGAACATCGGACAGGCTAAACCTAGTGAAATAACAGCTAAAAATTACTGATAGAAAATAACCTccacccatgggagttatggtcatggccgatggggttaactaccaggtcagatgatccctctttggaactggtgtttatgtgtgatgaatctggactcagatgggatctcccttcataagactttcatgctaatgtgctggaggtgcagttaatgttggggtttaagatatatttaggggatttgaatctctggactgacaatgtgatagccagatcctgagcctcaacagactccagcacctacaatctgatttattggacttaccacactcagctaagatggaggtgaagaaggacaaccaccacaccatggagcctagagtgattacaactgaaaatgggaggattgcatccagcatccaggtggaatctgagcctcctcttgacataaaggtgcaatggacacaaccaatccagtgtccacatagaagaggtggcattggattgggaaaagtggacataatggacaaagggtatggggaaaggcaggaagagatgagaggtggaggcgtcttcgggacatggagctgccctggatggtgcttcagaggtaatcaccggacattgtaaatcctcacagggcctacttgatggaatagaggagagtatgggccatgatgtgaaccaatgtatatgaggtgcagaggtgcccaaagatgtacttaccaaatccaatggatgtgtcatgatggtgggaacgagtgttgttgggggggggggagagggggggtgggggggtggggttgaatgggacctcacatatatatttttaatgtaatattattacaaagtcaataaaaaataaaaaaattaaaaaaaaaaaaaaagaaaataacctcTAAAGAAACTGTCATTTAAGAATAATGGCAAAAGTAAGACATTCGCAGGAAAACAAAGGTGGAGTTAGCTGCCACCAACGGAAGTTCTAAAAAGGTGTGCTTCAGGAAGGAAAGTCTTCTAAAAGAACATTCtgaaatgcaagaaataaaatagtaaataaatggtAAGTATTTAGGCAAATCTAGGCACTTCTTTTATATACATAATGGAAGCAATGGAGTCTACTTGTAGGAGATATAAAACACAGAACTAAAATAATGGATAGCTATAGTATGGAAAGAGACATCGAGCTTCCCAAACCTAAGTCATGGTAAAATCCATACATTGTTTGGAATAGTTGTGGAGATATTGTTCACAGATTATGTGGTTGTCTACAGGGAAAATCCTAAGAAATTGACAGAACAGCTACTTGAACTCCTAAAGGAATTCAGTAAGTCAGAAGACATAAGacttatatataaaaatcaagtagATTGTCATATACCACCAATaaacaattggaaaaaaaatcaattcaataaCATCATAAAAATAAAGGACCATTAAGAAATTTAGCAAAAGAGGCTCAAGATTTCTACACTCAAAACTTCAAAACAgtgcagagaaaaaaaaaccttaaaatctACATAAATTGAGGGGCATTTATTGGCTGAAATACCTGTTATTGCAAAGATGTcctttctccccaaattgatctacggATTCTACACAGTTCCAATCAAATCAGGCTGTCGTTATTTGGTAGAAATTGACAAGATTAtctaaaataattctaaaatgtatatgggaATTCAAACAACTTGTAACACCCAAAgctacttttaaaaagaagaatcaagTTAAAGGACTTCTACCGTTTGACCTCAGTATTTCTATAATGCTATGGGAATGGGAAAGAAAACTGTGGAATTGGCTAAAGGAGAGAAATATAAAGCAATAGAACAAAACAGACACACATAGAaggccaattaatttttgacaaatcACCAAGATAATTCAATGTGAGAATGGATagtctgttcaataaatggtattgAAACAACTGGatgtaaatgcaaaataaatgcaTATTGACTCCCATCCCAATCattcacaaaaatcaattcaaaatataCCATAATCTGAAACGTAGggactaaaactataaaactttcagAAGGAAATCTTTGTGACCCAGGAGTAGGCAAAGATTTGTTAGAACAGACAAAAAAACACAGCTAtgaaaaatttgataaattaggctttttcaaaattaaaatcttctggTCCCTTAAACGcactaataagaaaatgaaaagccaagCCAAAAcctggggaaaatatttgaaaaatagataTCTGCAAAAGAATCAtgttagagatttttaaaaacccaaagaTAAGACAAACAATACAATTTACAAATTGGTCAAAGACTTAAGCATAAAGAAGATAAACcaattgtgaaatatttattcaaagtaATACTATTTGACAACAAAGAGTAATGAATTACAGGTGAACTgcaaaaatatgtaaaatctTACCAATattatgctgagcaaaagaagcccatataaaagattttaaaactatGAGATTCCATTCATATAAGATTATGGAACAAGGGGTCTGACTGAGGTCGAGGGAAATTTCTGGTagttggatgcattttatatcatGATTGAAGTAGTGGCTACACAAATGTCAAAAGTCATCAAGctatacaataaaaaaatatatatctttctgtgtgtaaattatacctcaaagtATTTGAGAAACCAAATGTAGGAGAAAACACTCATTGTgggtttaaaaagagaaaaattcacTAAGAATACAAAAGCCCAAATAGCTACAATATAACTTCATGAAAACATAGCATGGAACCCAGCAACAGAGGATTGAACTGTGATATAATGATACAATGGGAGTGATATAACACTGAACAAACAAAGCACAGTTAAATACAATGCGAAGTGTAAATGatacaaagaacaaaaaatatcgaacaaaagaagcaaggaaaaaaagagtatttaGTATTATTCAATGTATATGAAGCTCAGGCACAGGTGAAAAAATGATATACTGTATCCTTTAAGGACAtctataaatgaaattttctagagcaatataggaaaacatcatTCCAAATGTTAAGGCAGGGAGTCTTTCTTTGATGAGGGCAGTGGGATTGGAAAGGGGTTGGTATGACTTCGATGTTCTGATTCTTGACTTGGGAGATAGCTATTTGGGGTTCAGTCTAAAGTATTTACTTAAGACTAAATTGgtttattttctctgtaaatGTTGCTtttcacaataaaatattaaaagggaaTGGGATGCCATGGGATGCTGCTTTTAAATAGAGAGGTCATTCTCATCTGGGTACAAGTAGAGGGCTTGGAGATAGCCATGTGATAGGCACAGTAAGGGAACTGAGCTTGAACTCAAAACCCACAGTGTCCGGCTCCCAGGAAAAGtgggaaaagaataaagaaaacagaactcAGTTCTTCAGGTTGGTGTTACCTCCAGGTTATTAGGATCTATAAACCATGCCCCAAATCGCTGCCGTGGCAGGTGAACAGGGAGCAAGGTCTGAGGTTTAGAGATCTCCCAGTCAAGAGCTCATCCCTGGGATATAGCCCATTAATTATATTGCTGAGCTCTGGTATTGCCTTGGTGGCTCCATAACATGTGGGCACCAAGGGGGCCATTagcaatgaatgggaaaaatTAGACAGTGGAAATAAGCAATGGAGAATGAGAGATGGGATGATTAGCAATGCAGACCAGGATTGAGGGGTGGGAAATCCACAGTGGCCAGAAACACAGAGCCTGGGGGCCAGTTATCTATGACTACCAAAATGGGGAATGGCTGATTTCCCCAGAGCCATCCCTCTTTTTGGCTCTTTGCCGTATTGATTAACTCTTGGTGACCTCTTTCTGTTTTACATTGgcagggaaagaaatttccactTTATCTGCATGTAGGAATGGTCACTGTTTATAAGACTATaacataaattttattaaatgatacatTGTTTGGTTTTTCTAAGTGTGAACACATACCCCCAAAGAAAAGGAAGCCTTGAAAAAAATGTCACTTTTCAAATAACAAGAGACAAGTTCCATACCTTCCAATTACTGGTATTATTTCCTCTGTTTAAGTTTTCTATCACATTGACCCCCTGCAACTCGTCTTTCTCTCTGATGAATTCAGAAGTTCATATACATGTCTTTATTATTATAGCACAGAGCGCTCAGTATCTTCAGCATCTCTTCCAAGTTTTCAAAGTTCACACTGCAAAAATCTTGCATGTCTACCAGTTACTACTCAGCTACTGTTAATTGAGTGATGAAGACATCTCATGAGCTACAATGGGTACTCTAACTATTATACAATGACATTTATCCTGAATGTATTGATAGTGATGAGCCGCCATCTTGGAGCCGTCCTACTGGGACACGACTATTGCTGATGGATCACAAGGATGCTCAACATTCTTTGTGACAGCCTCAACTTCCTCGTGTTTTCTAAACAGAGTCCAAGGATCGTGCTTGATGCTAACTTAGTAACATTTAACATTTAAGAACAATTCTATTTCACACTAATTCAGGTTTTTATTTCCTGTAGCTGCTGTAATAAAAAAGCACAACCTTGGtacttaaaacaacacactttATTCTCATAcagttccagaggccagaagtctgcaAGGATTTTCACCGTGGTAAAgtcaaggtgctggcagggctACATCCTTCAGGAGGctgtaggggagaatctgtttccttgcattttcagcttctagaggctgccttcATTCCTTGCTTGGTGATCCCTTCCTCCAAGCTTCTTTCCAAACTCTTTCTTCCATCCCCCTACCTTCCTTTTCctacctcctccccttcccaggtTTTGCTTCAAATCCATTTATCCCCATTCCTGTACAGATCAATTTAGAGCATCCTCTTCTCACTATACTACATTTGCACTCTCACTCTAGCACTTCCTTCACTCCTTGTTCTCCAGTTTGCATCTTAGCATCCCTGACTCAATTGCTTTCAATATATAGATACTCCTTAAGATCCATACCTCCCAAAAGCAGTGAGGAAATATAAACAGTAAACCATTTTCTCTGAGGCAAATAGTTTATATATTCATTGGCTAAAACTAAAAGGTAGTATTTATGAAACACTGAACACAGTGATTGATACATAGAAAAAGTACAAAGTTTGATTGTCTTCATGGTTATGATTGCCATTTTGCCATTATTGCTATTGttattttggggggaggagtAATGTCTCGCTTGCTCATTCAAGAGGACTATGCGCATGAGTGGACCGACATGTCCATGTATGTCCTCACCCGTCTGCAGGTACATAGCATAATTTTAAACATAGATGATAGGATGGAATTTATCTCACCAGGCCATGAAAATTTGGACCTAAGCAAGAGGGAGCCCCACTTAGATCAAGGGCAGAAGAAGGAAACAAATAGTGTTGTTGAACATATACTGACTGTGAGTATTTTCACTCACATGAATTCTTACAACTGTTGTATGTAGATACTCACAGCAACCCCTAGCCCTTCTATCATATGTCCTCACCTCCAAACACCCATTTAGGAGATTTGGGAGCAGAATTttctgtggaaagttttactgATGGCCATCTTCAACTCCTTGTTCCTGAGGCTGAAGATGATGGGGCTCAGGAAGGGGGTGAAGACCGTGTAGGTGGTGGCCATCAGGGTGCTACTGTCCATGGATTGGGGGCCCTTGGGTTTCAGGTAGATGATGGAGGCAAAGCCATAATGCACAACCACCACAGTGAGGTGGGAGACACATGTGGAGAAGGTCTTGTGCCGGCCCTCCACTGAGGGGATCTTAAAGACGACAGCCACAATGAAGACATATGAGAGGACAATGAGGAATAAACAGCCCATCAGAGCTGTCACACACACCAAGATGACACCCATGGTGACAGAGGATGTCTCATCCCCACAGGCCAGCTTCAAGAGGGAAAGCACATGGCAGATAAAATGGTGGATCTCATTGGACCCACAGAAGGTGAGGTGGAAAACTATTGATGTGACCATTGTTCCCATGACTGTGCCACCCACCCAAGCCCAGGCTGTAAGTCTGGCACAGCCACCGGGACTCATGAGCACATTGTAGTGCAGTGGGTGGCAGATGGCCACGTAGTGATCATAGCCCATGATCATGAGCAGGAAGGAGTGGGTGTACCCGAATGTGAAGGAGAAGAACATCTGGCTGGCACAGGCCATGAAAGTGATGGAGTGTTGTGTGGACAGCAGTCCAACCAGCATGCGTGGGGTGATGACAACAGTGAATAGAATCTCAGAGATGGACAGGGCACATAGGAAGAGGTACATGGGCGTGTGGAGTCTATGATCAGTCCAGATAGTAAccatgatgagcaggttccccaGCAGTGTGAATAAGTACATCAGCAGGTACAACAGGAATAAAGCTGGTAGAGACTGTGGAGGGAAGTTTGAGAAGCCAACGAGGATAAATTCAGAGAAGGCACTATGGTTCTGACCATCCAGGTGCATCTGTTGTGATTATAAATACAATGCATTTACATTGGTTAAAGCATAAGCTCTAAACAGACATTAAATGGCAACTTAGGAGCTCTGTGTTCTTGAAT from Dasypus novemcinctus isolate mDasNov1 unplaced genomic scaffold, mDasNov1.1.hap2 scaffold_124, whole genome shotgun sequence includes these protein-coding regions:
- the LOC131277527 gene encoding olfactory receptor 10H3-like, with translation MHLDGQNHSAFSEFILVGFSNFPPQSLPALFLLYLLMYLFTLLGNLLIMVTIWTDHRLHTPMYLFLCALSISEILFTVVITPRMLVGLLSTQHSITFMACASQMFFSFTFGYTHSFLLMIMGYDHYVAICHPLHYNVLMSPGGCARLTAWAWVGGTVMGTMVTSIVFHLTFCGSNEIHHFICHVLSLLKLACGDETSSVTMGVILVCVTALMGCLFLIVLSYVFIVAVVFKIPSVEGRHKTFSTCVSHLTVVVVHYGFASIIYLKPKGPQSMDSSTLMATTYTVFTPFLSPIIFSLRNKELKMAISKTFHRKFCSQIS